AGCGACTCCAGTGACGACGACATCGGGATCGAGACCAGCTGGTCGCAGGTCTCGCTCACGAGGCGCGAGAGGCCCTTGCCCTCGCTGCCGATGACGACCGCCAGCGGGCCGTCGGCGAGGTCCATGTCGGGCAGCGCGACGTCGCCGTCGGCGGCCAGGCCGATCACCATGAGTCCGGCCTCCTGGTACGCCTTGATCTGGCGCGTCAGGTTGGTGGCGCGGGCCACCGGCACGCGCGCGGCGGCACCGGCGGAGGTCTTCCACGCCGCCGCCGTCATGTGCGCCGCCCGGCGCTCGGGGATCACGACGCCGTGGACGCCGAAGCCGGCGGCCGAGCGCACGATGGCACCCAGGTTGCGCGGATCGGTGATGCCGTCGAGCAGGACGATCAGCGCCGGCTCGCCACGCTCGGCGGCCAGGTCGAGCAGCTCGTCCGGATCGGCGTAGTCGTACGCCTCGAGCTTCGCCGCGACACCCTGGTGCACCGCACCGGACGTGATCCGGTCGAGCTCGACGCGGGCGACCTCGAGCAGCGGCACGTGGCGGTCGGCCGCGAGCTGGAAGATCTCGCGCACGCGGTCGTCACGGTCGATGCCCTCGGCGATCTGCAGCGCCACGACGGGCACGTTGGCCCGCAGCAGCTCGACGACCGAGTTGCGGCCCACGACCAGCTCGGGGCCGTCGTCGTTGCGACGCTTCGGCCGACCGGACTGACGCTTCTCGGCGGCCTGGGCCATCTTGTGCTTCTTGTGGTAGGGACGATCCTCGGCACGAGGCGTCGGGCCCTTGCCCTCCAGTCCCTGACGGCGACGGCCGCCCGAACCGGCGGTGGGGTTGCCCTTGCCCGTCTTCTTGATCGCACCCTTGCGCTTGCTGTTGCCGGCCATCAGTGGCCACCCTTCAGGTTCCAGCGGGTCCCCGAGGGCGTGTCCTCGAGTTCGATCCCCGCAGCAGTGAGTTGATCGCGCAGTTCGTCCGCGCGGTTCCAGTCCTTGGCGGCCTTGGCCTCGGCGCGCGCGGCCACCAGCGCGTCGACGAGCTGGGCCAGCGCGTCGACGGTCGCGGAGGACTCGCCCTGCGTCGTGGCCCAGGTGAACGGGTCGAGTCCCAGGACGTCCAGCATCGCCCGCACCGACGCCAGGGTCTGCGCCAGCTCCGGCGACGGACCGTCGGCGACCAGCCGGTTGCCCTCGCCGACCGCGGCCTGCAGCACGGCCAGCGCGGCGGGCACGGCGAGGTCGTCGTCCATGGCCTCGGCGAACGCGACCGGGACGTCGCCCGGCTCGCCCGCGCCGACCAGCTCGGCGGCGCGCAGGCAGAAGCCCTCGATCCGCTCGAAGGCGGTGGCCGCCTCGGCCAGGGACTGCTCGCTGAACTCGATGATCGAGCGGTAGTGCGCCGCGACCAGGTAGTAGCGCAGGGCGATCGCGGGCACGCGCTTGACGACCTCGCTGACGGCGAGCGTGTTGCCGACGCTCTTGCTCATCTTGGAGTTGCCCAGGTTGAGCATCGCGTTGTGCATCCAGACGCGGGCGAACCGCTGTCCCGCGGCCCGGGACTGGGCCAGCTCGTTCTCGTGGTGCGGGAAGCGCAGGTCCAGGCCGCCGCCGTGGATGTCGAACTCGGTGCCGAGGTACTTCGCGGCCATCGCCGAGCACTCGAGGTGCCAACCGGGGCGACCGCGTCCCCACGGGGTCGGCCAGGACGCCGACTCGGGCTCGTCGGCCTTGCGGCCCTTCCACAGCGCGAAGTCGCGGGGGTCCCGCTTGCCCTCGGCCGGGGCGTCGGGCGCCGCCTGCATGTCGTCGATGCGCTGGTTCGACAGCTCGCCGTAGTCCGGCCACGAGCGGACGTCGAAGTACACGTCGCCGGAGCCGTCGGTGGCCGGATAGGCGTGACCGCGTTCGATGAGGGTCTCGATCATCTCGATCATCTCGGGGACGTGGCCCGTCGCGCGCGGCTCGTAGGTGGGCGGGCGGCAGCCGAGGACCTCGTACGCGGCGTGCAGTGCGCGCTCGTTCTCGTACGCGACCGCGAACCAGGGCTGACCCTGCTCGCGCGCCTTCGCGAGGATCTTGTCGTCGATGTCGGTGACGTTGGCGATGATCGTGACCTCGAGGCCCGACCGCTCCAGCCAACGACGCAGCACGTCGAACACGAGCTCCTTGCGGATGTGCCCGATGTGCGGAGGACCCTGCACCGTCAGTCCACAGTGGTAGATGCCGACCTTGCCGGGCACGACGGGGTCGAGCGGCTTCAGCTCACGGCTGGCGGAGTCGTACAGGTGCAGCGTCACGAGTCAAGAGTATCGGCCGCAGCACGGTGTCCGGACCGCGTCGATTCGTGCCCGCCCCGCCACTTCCCTACCGCTGGTCACACATTTCACCTAGCCTGAGGCGGTGATCCGCCGACTCTTCCCCGTCGCGGCAGTGCTCACCGCCCTGCTGACGTCCGTTCTGATCGCGCCGGGGCTGGCCACGGCGCCGGCCGAGGCCGCCTCCCACCCCAAGCCGCAGCTCACCCGCTGGACGCCGAATCTGGTCATCCCCGCGGGCAAGAAGGGCAAGATGTGGCGGTCGCCGTGGGTGGCGACGCCGCAACGCAGCACCGCGCTGCTCCCCTCGTGGAACGTCGGCCGCATGCCCGACGGCACGTGGCTCAAGGTCTACGTCCGCGTCGCCGACGGCTCGAAGGTCTCGTCGTGGAAGACGGTGGCGCAGTGGCGCCACGCCCTCGCCGGTGGCAAGCGCACGACGTACGGCAAGCAGGCCGACGCCCTCGCCCAGCTCGACACGGACATCGTCCGCGCCCGCTCCGGCAAGTCGTTCACCCGCTGGCAGATCCAGGTGTCGGCCTGGCGCAAGTCCACGAAGGTGAAGTCCCCGGTCGTCCGCGCCGTCACCGGAGTGTCGTCGACCTACGTCAGCAAGACGGCCAAGACCTCCAAGACCTCGATGACCCGGACGATCGACCTGAAGGTCCCGGCGTACTCGCAGATGATCCACCGAGGTCACTTCCCGCAGTTCGGTGGCGGCGGCGAGGCCTGGTGCTCGCCGACCTCGACGTCGATGGTGCTGCGGTACTGGGGCCTGGGCCCGTCGAAGAAGGCGACCGCGTTCGCCAAGGGCGCGGATCCGCAGGTCGATCATGCCGCTCGCTACAGCTACGACTCCTCCTACCGCGGCACCGGCACCTGGCCGTTCAACACCGCGTATGCGTCGCGCTTCGGCACCGACGCGGTCGTCCACCGGCTGGTGAACCTGCGACCGATCGAGTCGTACATCAAGCAGGGCGTCCCGGTCATCGCCTCGGTCGCGTTCGGTCGAGGCCAGCTCACGGGCGCCCCGATCAGCTCGACGCCCGGCCACCTCCTCGTCGTGCGCGGCTTCACCGCCACGGGCGACGTCATCGTGAACGATCCGGCGGGACGGACCAACTCGCAGGTGCGTCGCGTCTACGACCGCGCGCAGTTCGAGCGGGCCTGGCTCAAGGGCAGCGGCGGCGTCACCTACGTCATCGCGCCGACGGCCGAGCGGCTGAAGTTCTGACCCGACTAGGGTGCAGGACGTGAGCATTCCCCGGGTCGGCATCGGCACCGACGTGCACCAGCTCGTCGAGGGCCGTCCCCTGTGGGTGGCCGGACTGCACTGGCCCGACGCCCCGCGCGGGCTTGAGGGGCACTCCGACGGCGACTGCGTGGCCCACGCGATGGTCGACGCGGTGCTGACGGCCGCCGGACTGGGCGACATCGGCAGCCGCTTCGGCACCGCCGACCCGCGCTATGCCGGAGCCTCGGGCTTGGAGTTCCTGCGCGGGACCGCCGAGCTCGTGCGCGAGGCCGGTCTGGCCGTGGGCAACGTCAGCGTCCAGCTGATCGGCAACGAGCCGCGCCTCTCCGGCCGCCGCGACGAGGCGATGGCCGTGCTGTCCGAGGCCATCGGGGCACCGGTGTCACTCTCGGGCACCACGACCGACGGCCTGGGCCTCACCGGACGCGGTGAGGGCATCGCCGCGATCGCCGTCGCCCTCGTCGTCTGACGGAGTCCCCCTCCGGCCCGGCCTCTCCCCCTCCCCTCCCCCGTCCAACTTTTGGAACTGGATCCACGTCGAACCTGTCCGAGACGGTGGATCCGGTTCCAAAAGTGGAGCGCGGGGCGCCTCAGGCAGGCAGCTCGGCGACCGCGCGGTCGTCCGAGTCGTAGTACTCGGCCAAGATCTTCTGGGCCACGGCTGCGCCCGCGACGTCCAGCCGCTCGCGACCGCCGGGCAGGCGGCCGAGCACCCGATAGCGCGCCGTGTTCGCGGCCCAGAGCATCGCCAGCGCCCACGGCGGGCGCCACGGCAGGCCGAGCTCGCGCATGCTCTCGCGGCCGAGGAAGACGCTCAGCATGCTGAGGTTCCGCTCCGTCTTCCAGCGGCCGTGCGGCAGCGTGCCGAGCACCGAGATGATGTCCTGCGACAGGCGCGGGCCCGCCTCCGTGATGCCGGCCTGGGCCAGGACCACGTGGTAGTTCATGCGGTGCCGCTCGCGTTCGGTCTCGACCAGCCAGGACTCGTCGACGCCCATGAGCCATCCGACGTACTTCCACAGGTGCATCACCGCGTCGGACTCCGCCCGGCTCACCGGGACGCCCAGCGCCTTCACGCCGATCAACACCGTGCCGTCGAAGAGTCCGAGGGTCCCGGCCTGGTCCGCCTGGTTGATCGGCAGTCCCCAGCGCTCGGTGTCCCAGCGCGGCGCCATGGCCTGGTTCACCAGCGCGTGCATGGCGCGCACGTGCAGCGTGGTCCGCCAGCCGTCGCCATGGGGCTCGAGGCCGCCGGGCGTCGTCACGGCCACGGCCCAGGACTGGGTCTCGGCGAGACGCCGACGCGTGCTGTCGCCCGTCAGCGCGCCGGTCGCCACCAGCAGGTCCGGCGGGCCGCCGAACCGGTAGCCGCCGATCAGCGCGAGCTGCAACAACACGTCGGCCGCATTGCGCCCGAACCGGCGGTACACGCGCGCTCCCTCGTCCACCAGCTCGCGGTTGAGCCACGGCGGGTCCTGCTCGGCCGGACCGACGAGGTCGACCAGCGCCGGCGGGGCGGCCTCGACGGCCCCCACGCCCTGCTGGAGCGCCCGCGTGAACTGCTCCATCGTCACGCGCTCCGGATCACCGACCGGACGTCGCATGGCGGCGGCGAACCGGGCGCCGGTCTCGTCCTGCTCGTTGAAGGCGCGGCCGATCCGGTCGAGGAGCCCGTCGTCGACCTGCGAGACACCCCCGGCGTACTTGAGCACGCGGCCGAGGCGACGGCCTCGCTGCTCGGCCGAGCGGAAGCGCGACGGATATACGGACACCTGGGTCATGCCGTCACCCTGACACGAGCAATTACTCGCATACAATTCGCGTCATGGCCCTGCGCAAAGTCCCGCGACAACAGCGATCCCGCGAGATGGTCGACGCGATCGTCGACGCGGCTCGCGACGTGCTCGTGGCCGACGGGTACGAGCGACTCACCACGAACCGGGTGGCGGACCGCGCCGGCGTCAGTCCCGGCTCGCTCTACCAGTACTTCCCCGACAAGGCGGCGATCGTCGAGGAGGTGACGTCGCGCTACGTCGACCGGCTCGCCGAGGACGTTGTCGCGGCCCTGGTCGACCACGTCCACGACGAGCCCGCGGCGATGGCACGGGCGACCGCCGAGGCGCTGCTGACGGCGCTGCAGCGCGACCCCACCCTCTTGCGCGTGGTCTGGCAGGAGCTGCCGGCGTCGCGGCACCTGGACGACCGACTCGGCCTGGAGCGGCGGGTGCGCGATTTACTGCGGGCCTACCTCGGCGGACGTCTTCCGGCACACGGCCGGCAGCGCGATCCTGCACGTTCCTCGTGGCTCATCGTGCTGGCCGTGGAGTCTTTGACGGTCCGCTTCGTGCTCGACGAGGATCCGCCGCTGACCCGCGAGGAGTTCGTCGACGACCTGGTCGCCCTCGGCATGGCGTGCCTGTGAGACCCCGGACATGAGAAACGCCCGGCCGGAGCCGGGCGTTTCTCATAGTGTTCGAATCAGGAGGCGAGGACCTCGTCGAGACGGGTCTCGGCCTTGTCCTCGTTCGTGTTCTCGGCGAGCGCGAGCTCGGAGACGAGGATCTGGCGCGCCTTGGCCAGCATCCGCTTCTCGCCGGCCGAGAGGCCACGCTCGTGATCACGCCGCCACAGGTCGCGAACGACCTCGGCCACCTTCAGGACGTCACCGGAGTGCAATTTCTCCAGATTCGCCTTGTACCGTCGGGACCAGTTGGTGGGCTCTTCGACGTGTTCGGCACGAAGGACACTGAAGACTCGCTCCAGTCCCGCTTCGTCGACCACATCGCGCACCCCCACCAGGTCGACATTGTCGGCCGGCACGCGCACGACCAAATCGTTCTGAGCGATGATCCGGAGAACGAGGTACGCGCGGTCCTCACCCTTGATGGTCCGGACCTCGATGTCTTCGATGACCGCAGCGCCGTGGTTCGGATACACAACGGTTTCGCCGACAGAGAAAGCCATGGAGCAAGCACCTTTCCTAGGTGACTAGAATAACAGAAGGGAACGAGTACCCTGCCTGCGTTCATCTCCGACCGTGCCGGATACCATGCCAAGGTGAGCACTCGTCGCACCGTCGCCACCGTCGCCCTGGCCCTGATCGCCCCGTTCGCGCTCTCCGCCTGCGGCACGAGTTTCCGCGCGCAGACCAACCAGCAGTACCAAGCGTCCGTGGGTTCGGACCTGCGAACGGGCCCCGTCCAGGTCTTCAACGGCCTGCTCGTCGACAACGGCGACGGCACCGCGACGTTCTCCGGTGGCCTGCTCGCCAACGAGGCCCAGACCATCGAGACGGTCTCGATCGACGGCGCCGCCAAGAAGCTCCCCCGCCCCATCTCGGTCAAGCCGCAGCAGCTGCTCACGCTCGGCGCCGAGGGCGAGATCGTCGTCAAGTTGGTCGAGGTGACCGCGGGCGACTACGTCACCATCAGCTTCGCGGCGACGCCCGGCGGCGACTCCAGCCTCGAGGTGCCGATCGTGGCGCGCGACAGCATGTACGACAGCGTCGCCAAGCGTCCGAAGCCCGGCGCCACCGCGACGCCGCAGGAGGACGAGACCGACCCGGCCATGCCGGAGACCAACGACGACCAGGAGGACACCTCGCCGCCGGCGGGATGACCACCCCACGAACACAGCACGAACGAACGGCCCGGGCGGATCGCCCGGGCCGTTCGTCGTTCCCCGGTCAGGCGACCGGCAGCTCCCCCGTGACGAGGTAGACGACGCGGCGGGCCATGTTCACCGCGTGGTCCCCCATGCGCTCGTAGTAGCGCCCCAGCAGCGCCAGGTCGATCGCCGTGTCGACGCCGTGCTCCCACGTCCCCTCCAGCAGGACGCGGAAGAGCTCCTGGCGCAGGCGGTCCATCTCGTCGTCCTCGAACTCGAGGGCGGCGGCGGCGTCGAGGTCGCGCTCGGACACGATGCGGGCGGCCGACCCGATCATCGAGTGCGCCACGTTCGCCAT
Above is a window of Aeromicrobium senzhongii DNA encoding:
- the rlmB gene encoding 23S rRNA (guanosine(2251)-2'-O)-methyltransferase RlmB, translated to MAGNSKRKGAIKKTGKGNPTAGSGGRRRQGLEGKGPTPRAEDRPYHKKHKMAQAAEKRQSGRPKRRNDDGPELVVGRNSVVELLRANVPVVALQIAEGIDRDDRVREIFQLAADRHVPLLEVARVELDRITSGAVHQGVAAKLEAYDYADPDELLDLAAERGEPALIVLLDGITDPRNLGAIVRSAAGFGVHGVVIPERRAAHMTAAAWKTSAGAAARVPVARATNLTRQIKAYQEAGLMVIGLAADGDVALPDMDLADGPLAVVIGSEGKGLSRLVSETCDQLVSIPMSSSLESLNAGVAAGITLYAISQVRA
- a CDS encoding TetR/AcrR family transcriptional regulator, with translation MALRKVPRQQRSREMVDAIVDAARDVLVADGYERLTTNRVADRAGVSPGSLYQYFPDKAAIVEEVTSRYVDRLAEDVVAALVDHVHDEPAAMARATAEALLTALQRDPTLLRVVWQELPASRHLDDRLGLERRVRDLLRAYLGGRLPAHGRQRDPARSSWLIVLAVESLTVRFVLDEDPPLTREEFVDDLVALGMACL
- a CDS encoding oxygenase MpaB family protein, giving the protein MTQVSVYPSRFRSAEQRGRRLGRVLKYAGGVSQVDDGLLDRIGRAFNEQDETGARFAAAMRRPVGDPERVTMEQFTRALQQGVGAVEAAPPALVDLVGPAEQDPPWLNRELVDEGARVYRRFGRNAADVLLQLALIGGYRFGGPPDLLVATGALTGDSTRRRLAETQSWAVAVTTPGGLEPHGDGWRTTLHVRAMHALVNQAMAPRWDTERWGLPINQADQAGTLGLFDGTVLIGVKALGVPVSRAESDAVMHLWKYVGWLMGVDESWLVETERERHRMNYHVVLAQAGITEAGPRLSQDIISVLGTLPHGRWKTERNLSMLSVFLGRESMRELGLPWRPPWALAMLWAANTARYRVLGRLPGGRERLDVAGAAVAQKILAEYYDSDDRAVAELPA
- a CDS encoding CarD family transcriptional regulator; this translates as MAFSVGETVVYPNHGAAVIEDIEVRTIKGEDRAYLVLRIIAQNDLVVRVPADNVDLVGVRDVVDEAGLERVFSVLRAEHVEEPTNWSRRYKANLEKLHSGDVLKVAEVVRDLWRRDHERGLSAGEKRMLAKARQILVSELALAENTNEDKAETRLDEVLAS
- the cysS gene encoding cysteine--tRNA ligase; translated protein: MTLHLYDSASRELKPLDPVVPGKVGIYHCGLTVQGPPHIGHIRKELVFDVLRRWLERSGLEVTIIANVTDIDDKILAKAREQGQPWFAVAYENERALHAAYEVLGCRPPTYEPRATGHVPEMIEMIETLIERGHAYPATDGSGDVYFDVRSWPDYGELSNQRIDDMQAAPDAPAEGKRDPRDFALWKGRKADEPESASWPTPWGRGRPGWHLECSAMAAKYLGTEFDIHGGGLDLRFPHHENELAQSRAAGQRFARVWMHNAMLNLGNSKMSKSVGNTLAVSEVVKRVPAIALRYYLVAAHYRSIIEFSEQSLAEAATAFERIEGFCLRAAELVGAGEPGDVPVAFAEAMDDDLAVPAALAVLQAAVGEGNRLVADGPSPELAQTLASVRAMLDVLGLDPFTWATTQGESSATVDALAQLVDALVAARAEAKAAKDWNRADELRDQLTAAGIELEDTPSGTRWNLKGGH
- the ispF gene encoding 2-C-methyl-D-erythritol 2,4-cyclodiphosphate synthase yields the protein MSIPRVGIGTDVHQLVEGRPLWVAGLHWPDAPRGLEGHSDGDCVAHAMVDAVLTAAGLGDIGSRFGTADPRYAGASGLEFLRGTAELVREAGLAVGNVSVQLIGNEPRLSGRRDEAMAVLSEAIGAPVSLSGTTTDGLGLTGRGEGIAAIAVALVV
- a CDS encoding peptidase C39 family protein, giving the protein MIRRLFPVAAVLTALLTSVLIAPGLATAPAEAASHPKPQLTRWTPNLVIPAGKKGKMWRSPWVATPQRSTALLPSWNVGRMPDGTWLKVYVRVADGSKVSSWKTVAQWRHALAGGKRTTYGKQADALAQLDTDIVRARSGKSFTRWQIQVSAWRKSTKVKSPVVRAVTGVSSTYVSKTAKTSKTSMTRTIDLKVPAYSQMIHRGHFPQFGGGGEAWCSPTSTSMVLRYWGLGPSKKATAFAKGADPQVDHAARYSYDSSYRGTGTWPFNTAYASRFGTDAVVHRLVNLRPIESYIKQGVPVIASVAFGRGQLTGAPISSTPGHLLVVRGFTATGDVIVNDPAGRTNSQVRRVYDRAQFERAWLKGSGGVTYVIAPTAERLKF